In the genome of Actinobacillus genomosp. 1, the window CTTTATTATAAGCTTGTTGCTCGAATTTGCTGCTTTCGAAAATATTCCACCAAGATACGTCCGGTTGAATATCCAATTGCTTGGTTAATTCTTTTTCACTAAATGCTTGATTACCTTCAAATTTTATATTTTTAACGTAAGCAACTTCGCCTTCAGTAATATTTAATTTGATATTGATACCGCCGTTTTCGTTACGTGTGGTTGTCGTATCAATTTTGGCTTCATAGCGACCGATAGAATGGTAATGATCTAATAAGCCTTGTTTAAAACCTTCTAATTTTGCAGCATCATAGAGCTCACCTTTAGTAATAAGGTTCGCTTTTAAGTTTTCTTGTAACGGCTCTTTTGGAATGGCACTATTACCTTCAACATCAACACTGTTGATGAAAGGACGCTCGGCAACTTTAATGACTAACGTATTACCTTCTCGTGTCGCTCGTACATCATCAAAGCGATTTTGCCCGAAAAGTTGTCTAACTACGTTTGCTACATCATTGTCTGTCGCTGTTTGGCCGACTTTCACCGGAAGCGAAGAAATGATAGCTTGACCTGTTTCGGCTTGTACGCCATCAACACGAATATCTTTAACGACAAAAGGTGCCGCAATAACACCGTTTGCAATTAGAAGAGAAGAAAGTAATAATTTTTTCATTGAAATTATCCTATGAATGTTTGCAGAATTATCCGCGGAATTAACCGCTTATAACCTAAAATTAAAAGTGAATGAGATCATTCATAAAGGCAAAAGCCATTAAACTTAGTACGAAGAAAACACCGATTTGTTGAAAACGTAATTGGAATCGTTCGGCTAGAGGTTTGCCCCTGATTGCTTCCGCACCAAGTAAAATAAGTTGTCCGCCGTCTAATGGCAAAATCGGGAATAAATTCATTACCCCAAGATTAACGCTAATCAGAGCCATAAAACTAATATAGTAAACCCAACCGATTTCAGCGGTTGCACCCGCACCTTTAGCCATTGAAATAGGTCCGCCCATATTCTTTAATGATAATTCACCCGTGATTAAGTTGCCGATGAACTGCAGAATGGTTTTCACCAGCGAACCTACTTTTTCAACGCTTTTCCATAACGAGGTTAGAATATCATATTTTAATTCGGTTCGATACTTATCCGCTAAAGGCTCATAGCTTGGGACGATGCCGATAAAATAACGATCGTCTTTTTTATCCGGCTGCAGAGAATAGCTATAAGTAGTGCCGGACTTCTCGACCGTTAATTCTAAGATTTGACCGGTTTGAACCTGTTTAATCAGATCAGACCAATCAAAGGGTTTTTGATTAACGCTAATGATCCGATCTCCGGCTTGTAATCCGGCTTTTGCCGCCGGTGAATTTTCGATAACTTGTTTAATATCAGGTTTAACGATACTACTTTTAGTTCTGATGCCGAGCGTAGTTAATGGATTTTCTTTATTTCCGTCCACATTCCAATTAGATAAATTTAAGTAGAAGCGTTGTAAACGATCTTCGCCGACCAAACTGCCTTCCACTTCTACCTTATTAGAACCGACATAACCGATTAGCGCAAGTGTGGTTTCTTCCCAATCTTGTACGTTATGCGAAGCAACGCGTTTGATCTCGAATTCTGTCGGTAAATTTGCTTGTGCCGCAATCGTATTCGGTAATACTTGTCCGATAACAGGTTTTAATGTCGGGATACCGTTTGCAAATACCAACCAATAAGCCAATATCGCAAATATAAAATTGGCTAACGGACCGGCAATAATAATAAAGGCACGCTGTAAAACGGATTTACTTACTAAACTTTGATCGAAAGATGCTTGATATTCACTCTCACCGTTATACATTTGTACATAACCGCCGAGCGGAATCAGTGAAAAAGCGAATTCAGTACCTTGTTTATCGATTTTTTTAAATAAAACTTTGCCAAAACCGATAGAAAAACGAATGACTTTTACGCCACATTTACGAGCGGCCCAAAAGTGACCGTATTCATGTACAAAAACCAGTACGCAAATTAAGATAAAAAATGCAATAACAGAAGTCATAACATCCTATAATACAAAGAAAAAGAAAGTTGCAAAGAACGGAATTGCCGCAGTTAAGCTGTCAATACGGTCTAAAATACCACCGTGTCCCGGAATTAAATTACTGCTGTCTTTAATATTCGCTTGGCGTTTAAACATACTTTCGGCTAAATCACCTAATACTGAAATCGCAACGGTAGCCACGGAAACTAAAATAAAGGGTACGGTTGCTAATTCACGTCCAAATACGTTATTCGGTGCGAACTCCAAGAATAAGAATGCGATAACACATGACGTCATTAGACCGCCGATTGCGCCTTCCCAAGATTTTCCAGGGGAAACTTTAGGAGCCAATTTATGTTTACCGAATGCACGACCGAAGAAATAAGCACCGGAATCCGCTCCCCAGACTAATAAGCAAACATACAATAATAAATAAGTTCCTTGGAATTCATCTACCGCATAATTATTAAAACGTAATGCGAGTGCAGCGATAAAAAATGGAATGAGAGTACAGAATCCGAAAATAAATTTGGCACTGACTGATTTAGCCCAAACATTGGCAGAACGAGGATACGTCACGACTAAAACCAAGGCGATTAACCACCAAATACATGAAATAAATAGTAACGGAGCGGTTTCATCCGTTAAGAAACGTGCGGCTCTAATGTAGTTGGTATTGCCAAAAATCAATAAAATAAACAAACAAACGGTAACGAAGGCAACCACCGCTCGAGGTAATGAACGTTTAAAGCCGGCAAATTGCGCCCATTCCCACATTGCCGCAGTAATAATTGCCGCTAATATGATTGTGAGGGGAAGAGGAGAAAGTAAGAATATACCCGCTAATACGGCAATCACCATAACAATAGCAGAAAGTACTCGTTCTTTAAGCATTTAGAAATCCTTATAATTATTTTATTAGCAACCGCCGAAACGACGATCACGTTGTTGATAAGCAATAATGGCTTCACTAAAAGAATCATCATTGAAATCAGGCCATAATACCTGGCTGAAGAAAAGCTCCGCGTAGGCGATTTGCCATAATAAGAAGTTACTGAGACGTTGTTCCCCACTGGTACGAATTAATAAATCAACTTGAGGTTGTGTACCTGTCACTAACGCATTTTGTAAACGTTCCGGTGTAATCTCCGAAACGGTAATTTCACCCAGTTTGGCTTTGACGGCAAGTTGTTGTGCGGCTTGAGTGATATCCCAATGGCTACCGTAGTTGGCTGCAATATTGAGAATCAGTCCCGTATTATTTTCTGTCAGTCTTTCCGATTCAGCGATACGTTTCTGTAAAGTTTCACTGAAAGCCGCTTTGTTACCGATAATATTCAAACGAATATTATTTTTATGTAACTTTTTTACTTCCGAATCTAATGCTCGCATAAAAAGCGACATTAATGCGGAAACTTCCGCTTCCGGTCGGTTCCAGTTTTCGCTGCTGAAGGCATAAAGCGTTAAGACCTTAATCCCATGTTTGGCGGCAAAACTTACCGCAGAACGTACCGCTTTCACACCATTTTGATGACCAAAAACGCGTAATTTTCCTTGTTGTTTAGCCCAACGACCGTTACCGTCCATGATAATCGCAACATGTTGAGGCATCTTTTGAGGATCA includes:
- a CDS encoding phosphatidate cytidylyltransferase, with protein sequence MLKERVLSAIVMVIAVLAGIFLLSPLPLTIILAAIITAAMWEWAQFAGFKRSLPRAVVAFVTVCLFILLIFGNTNYIRAARFLTDETAPLLFISCIWWLIALVLVVTYPRSANVWAKSVSAKFIFGFCTLIPFFIAALALRFNNYAVDEFQGTYLLLYVCLLVWGADSGAYFFGRAFGKHKLAPKVSPGKSWEGAIGGLMTSCVIAFLFLEFAPNNVFGRELATVPFILVSVATVAISVLGDLAESMFKRQANIKDSSNLIPGHGGILDRIDSLTAAIPFFATFFFFVL
- the rseP gene encoding RIP metalloprotease RseP, which translates into the protein MTSVIAFFILICVLVFVHEYGHFWAARKCGVKVIRFSIGFGKVLFKKIDKQGTEFAFSLIPLGGYVQMYNGESEYQASFDQSLVSKSVLQRAFIIIAGPLANFIFAILAYWLVFANGIPTLKPVIGQVLPNTIAAQANLPTEFEIKRVASHNVQDWEETTLALIGYVGSNKVEVEGSLVGEDRLQRFYLNLSNWNVDGNKENPLTTLGIRTKSSIVKPDIKQVIENSPAAKAGLQAGDRIISVNQKPFDWSDLIKQVQTGQILELTVEKSGTTYSYSLQPDKKDDRYFIGIVPSYEPLADKYRTELKYDILTSLWKSVEKVGSLVKTILQFIGNLITGELSLKNMGGPISMAKGAGATAEIGWVYYISFMALISVNLGVMNLFPILPLDGGQLILLGAEAIRGKPLAERFQLRFQQIGVFFVLSLMAFAFMNDLIHF
- the uppS gene encoding polyprenyl diphosphate synthase, whose amino-acid sequence is MPQHVAIIMDGNGRWAKQQGKLRVFGHQNGVKAVRSAVSFAAKHGIKVLTLYAFSSENWNRPEAEVSALMSLFMRALDSEVKKLHKNNIRLNIIGNKAAFSETLQKRIAESERLTENNTGLILNIAANYGSHWDITQAAQQLAVKAKLGEITVSEITPERLQNALVTGTQPQVDLLIRTSGEQRLSNFLLWQIAYAELFFSQVLWPDFNDDSFSEAIIAYQQRDRRFGGC